A stretch of Homo sapiens chromosome 12, GRCh38.p14 Primary Assembly DNA encodes these proteins:
- the TMEM119 gene encoding transmembrane protein 119 isoform X1, with protein MVSAAAPSLLILLLLLLGSVPATDARSVPLKATFLEDVAGSGEAEGSSASSPSLPPPWTPALSPTSMGPQPITLGGPSPPTNFLDGIVDFFRQYVMLIAVVGSLAFLLMFIVCAAVITRQKQKASAYYPSSFPKKKYVDQSDRAGGPRAFSEVPDRAPDSRPEEALDSSRQLQADILAATQNLKSPTRAALGGGDGARMVEGRGAEEEEKGSQEGDQEVQGHGVPVETPEAQEEPCSGVLEGAVVAGEGQGELEGSLLLAQEAQGPVGPPESPCACSSVHPSV; from the coding sequence ATGGTTTCGGCGGCAGCCCCCAGCCTCCTCATCCTTCTGTTGCTGCTCCTGGGGTCTGTGCCTGCTACCGACGCCCGCTCTGTGCCCCTGAAGGCCACGTTCCTGGAGGATGTGGCGGGTAGTGGGGAGGCCGAGGGCTCGTCGGCCTCCTCCCCGAGCCTCCCGCCACCCTGGACCCCGGCCCTCAGCCCCACATCGATGGGGCCCCAGCCCATAACCCTGGGGGGCCCATCACCCCCCACCAACTTCCTGGATGGGATAGTGGACTTCTTCCGCCAGTACGTGATGCTGATTGCTGTGGTGGGCTCCCTGGCCTTTCTGCTGATGTTCATCGTCTGTGCCGCGGTCATCACCCGGCAGAAGCAGAAGGCCTCGGCCTATTACCCATCGTCCTTCCCCAAGAAGAAGTACGTGGACCAGAGTGACCGGGCCGGGGGCCCCCGGGCCTTCAGTGAGGTCCCCGACAGAGCCCCCGACAGCAGGCCCGAGGAAGCCCTGGATTCCTCCCGGCAGCTCCAGGCCGACATCTTGGCCGCCACCCAGAACCTCAAGTCCCCCACCAGGGCTGCACTGGGCGGTGGGGACGGAGCCAGGATGGTGGAGGGCAGGGGcgcagaggaagaggagaagggcaGCCAGGAGGGGGACCAGGAAGTCCAGGGACATGGGGTCCCAGTGGAGACACCAGAGGCGCAGGAGGAGCCGTGCTCAGGGGTCCTTGAGGGGGCTGTGGTGGCCGGTGAGGGCCAAGGGGAGCTGGAAGGGTCTCTCTTGTTAGCCCAGGAAGCCCAGGGACCAGTGGGTCCCCCCGAAAGCCCCTGTGCTTGCAGCAGTGTCCACCCCAGTGTCTAA